Proteins encoded together in one Bosea sp. (in: a-proteobacteria) window:
- a CDS encoding xanthine dehydrogenase family protein subunit M, with protein MYAFTYHKPTSARQAATLIAKKEDAKLLAGGHTLLPTMKQRLASPAALVDLGACADLKGIALKGRNLVIGAMTTHAEVAASPEVQAAIPALAFLAGHIGDPHVRHRGTIGGSVANNDPAADYPAALLALGATVVTNRRKLPAEEFFTGLYETALEEGEIITRVSFPLAAKAGYAKFRNPASRYAMVGVFVAKRGSEIRVAVTGAGDGGVFRWPEAEAALKVRFAPKSLEGFKHGVSGINGDIHADPEYRAHLIGVMAKQAVAQAIGK; from the coding sequence ATGTACGCTTTCACCTATCATAAGCCCACCAGCGCCCGTCAGGCGGCGACGCTCATCGCCAAGAAGGAGGACGCCAAGCTCTTGGCCGGCGGCCATACCCTGCTGCCGACGATGAAGCAGCGGCTGGCTTCGCCCGCGGCGCTCGTCGATCTCGGAGCCTGCGCCGATCTCAAGGGCATCGCGCTGAAGGGCCGCAACCTCGTCATCGGCGCGATGACGACCCATGCCGAGGTCGCGGCCTCTCCCGAGGTGCAGGCCGCGATTCCGGCGCTGGCCTTTCTCGCCGGCCATATCGGCGATCCGCATGTGCGCCATCGCGGCACGATCGGCGGCTCGGTCGCCAACAACGATCCGGCGGCGGATTATCCGGCGGCCCTGCTCGCGCTCGGCGCAACCGTCGTCACCAACAGGCGCAAGCTCCCGGCCGAGGAGTTCTTCACCGGCCTCTACGAGACGGCGCTGGAGGAGGGCGAGATCATCACCCGGGTCTCGTTCCCGCTGGCCGCGAAGGCGGGCTATGCCAAGTTCCGCAACCCGGCCTCGCGCTATGCCATGGTCGGTGTCTTCGTCGCCAAGCGGGGCAGCGAGATCCGCGTCGCGGTGACGGGGGCGGGCGATGGCGGCGTCTTCCGCTGGCCGGAAGCGGAGGCCGCGCTCAAGGTCCGCTTCGCGCCGAAATCGCTCGAAGGCTTCAAGCACGGCGTGAGCGGCATCAACGGCGATATCCACGCCGATCCCGAATACCGTGCCCATCTGATCGGCGTGATGGCGAAGCAGGCCGTGGCGCAGGCGATTGGGAAATAG
- a CDS encoding molybdopterin-binding/glycosyltransferase family 2 protein: protein MQFGPVAIADAIGCIAAHTIRADGTIVKKGATVTAELAAKLEAAGIAEIVAVRLEPGDIDENAAAAQLAERMTGEAVTAEPPFTGRVNLFAAEAGVLRIDVAAIDAFNAIDEAITVATLPALKAVVAGELVATVKIIPYAVPQALVDHALSALGNVPAVSVATYRPAGVAVISTLLPGLKPSVVDKTLRIMRERLEPAEAVLAADQRVPHEAAPLAKAIAEQAAGEADIIVVFGASAITDRRDVIPQALVEAGGDVEHLGMPVDPGNLLMLGRIAGKPVIGAPGCARSPKENSFDWVLQRHLAGVPVGRADVQRMGVGGLLMEIVSRPQPRAPGLPGGGPPAGIVLAAGRSTRMGADNKLIQPLRGKPILRHVVEAQLEAGLAPVIVVTGHQSAAVEAALAELPVRFVANPDYASGLSSSLKAGVAALPPQAQGVVISLGDMPNVSAAVIERLVEAHRARPEALAVVPTLFGQRGNPVLLTREIFPAVSLLSGDRGARRLLDEAGERVVDVPFEDPAIAIDVDTPEALRALRG, encoded by the coding sequence ATGCAATTCGGACCGGTCGCCATCGCGGATGCCATCGGCTGCATCGCGGCGCATACCATCCGCGCCGACGGCACCATCGTGAAGAAGGGCGCGACCGTGACGGCCGAGCTCGCCGCCAAGCTCGAAGCCGCCGGCATCGCCGAGATCGTCGCGGTCAGGCTGGAACCCGGCGACATCGACGAGAACGCCGCCGCCGCACAACTGGCGGAGCGGATGACCGGGGAGGCGGTCACGGCGGAGCCGCCCTTCACCGGGCGGGTCAACCTGTTCGCAGCCGAAGCCGGCGTGCTGCGCATCGACGTTGCGGCGATCGACGCCTTCAACGCCATCGACGAGGCGATCACGGTCGCGACCCTGCCGGCACTGAAGGCGGTGGTGGCGGGCGAGCTCGTCGCCACGGTGAAGATCATTCCCTATGCGGTGCCCCAGGCGCTGGTGGACCATGCGCTTTCCGCGCTCGGCAATGTCCCGGCGGTCTCGGTCGCGACGTATCGCCCGGCGGGGGTCGCCGTGATCTCGACCTTGCTGCCGGGGCTGAAGCCGAGCGTGGTCGACAAGACGCTCAGGATCATGCGCGAGCGGCTGGAGCCGGCCGAGGCGGTGCTGGCGGCGGACCAGCGCGTGCCGCACGAGGCCGCGCCGCTGGCCAAGGCCATCGCCGAGCAGGCGGCGGGCGAGGCCGACATCATCGTCGTGTTCGGCGCTTCCGCCATCACCGACCGGCGTGACGTGATCCCGCAGGCGCTGGTCGAGGCCGGCGGCGATGTCGAGCATCTGGGCATGCCGGTCGATCCCGGCAATCTGCTGATGCTCGGTCGCATCGCCGGCAAGCCGGTGATCGGCGCGCCGGGCTGCGCCCGCTCGCCCAAGGAGAACAGCTTCGACTGGGTGCTGCAGCGCCATCTCGCCGGTGTTCCGGTCGGCCGCGCCGATGTCCAGCGCATGGGCGTCGGCGGGCTTCTGATGGAGATCGTCTCGCGGCCGCAGCCGCGCGCGCCCGGCCTGCCCGGGGGCGGGCCGCCGGCGGGGATCGTGCTCGCCGCCGGGCGATCGACGCGGATGGGCGCGGACAACAAGCTCATCCAGCCGCTGCGCGGCAAGCCGATCCTGCGCCATGTCGTCGAGGCGCAACTCGAGGCGGGGCTTGCCCCCGTCATCGTGGTGACCGGCCACCAGAGCGCGGCGGTGGAGGCTGCGCTGGCGGAGCTGCCGGTCCGCTTCGTCGCCAATCCCGATTATGCATCGGGCCTGTCCTCCTCGCTGAAGGCCGGGGTGGCGGCGCTGCCGCCGCAGGCGCAAGGCGTGGTGATCTCGCTCGGCGACATGCCGAACGTCTCGGCGGCGGTGATCGAGCGCCTGGTCGAAGCGCATCGGGCGCGGCCGGAGGCGCTGGCGGTGGTGCCGACCCTGTTCGGCCAGCGCGGCAACCCGGTGCTGCTGACGCGGGAGATCTTTCCGGCCGTTTCGCTGCTCAGCGGGGATCGCGGTGCGCGGCGGCTCCTCGACGAGGCCGGCGAGCGCGTCGTCGACGTGCCCTTCGAGGACCCGGCCATCGCCATCGACGTCGATACGCCGGAAGCCTTGCGGGCGCTGCGCGGCTGA
- a CDS encoding VWA domain-containing protein, giving the protein MTGKLAGNVAFFARALRAAGLPVGPGAVVEAVSALSDGALGERADVYWALHAIFVKKHEDTPIYDQAFRLFWRRRNLIEKIMAQMSPVSPGDDRQPEKAEAGALRVAEAFAPPPREDEAPTELTELTARLTVSDREMLKSRDFAQMSAAEIARAKQLIAALRLPDDRVATRRFRPAERGQRIDPRLTFRRSLRGGGGAIDLAFRERRQVHPPIVALVDISGSMAEYSRIFLHFLHALTEKRRRVHSFVFGTRLTNVTRMLKARDPDEALALAGKAAPDWEGGTRIATALHDFNRVWSRRVLAGGAVVLLFTDGLERHLDDHLAFEMDRLHRSCRQLIWLNPLLRYEAFAARASGIKAMLPHVDSFRPIHNLAAMADLCAALSLDAGRESDPRRWLKRAV; this is encoded by the coding sequence GTGACCGGCAAGCTCGCCGGGAACGTCGCCTTTTTCGCCCGCGCGCTCAGGGCAGCGGGGCTTCCCGTCGGGCCCGGCGCGGTGGTCGAGGCGGTATCGGCGCTCAGCGATGGCGCGCTCGGTGAGCGCGCCGACGTCTATTGGGCGCTGCATGCGATCTTCGTGAAGAAGCACGAGGATACACCCATATACGATCAGGCCTTCCGGTTGTTCTGGCGCCGCCGCAACCTGATCGAGAAGATCATGGCGCAGATGTCGCCGGTCTCGCCCGGCGACGACCGCCAGCCGGAGAAGGCCGAGGCCGGGGCGCTGCGCGTGGCGGAAGCCTTCGCGCCGCCGCCCCGCGAGGACGAGGCCCCGACGGAGCTGACCGAGCTCACCGCCCGGCTCACCGTCTCCGATCGCGAGATGTTGAAATCGCGCGATTTCGCCCAGATGAGCGCGGCCGAGATCGCGCGCGCCAAGCAGCTCATCGCCGCGCTGAGATTGCCCGACGACCGTGTCGCGACGCGCCGCTTCCGGCCGGCCGAGCGCGGTCAGCGCATCGATCCGCGGCTGACCTTCCGGCGCTCGCTCAGGGGCGGGGGCGGCGCGATCGACCTCGCCTTCCGCGAGCGGCGGCAGGTGCATCCGCCGATCGTGGCGCTCGTCGACATCTCCGGCTCGATGGCCGAATATTCGCGCATCTTCCTGCATTTCCTGCATGCGCTGACCGAGAAGCGCCGGCGCGTGCATTCCTTCGTCTTCGGCACGCGGCTCACCAACGTCACCCGGATGCTGAAGGCGCGCGATCCCGACGAGGCGCTGGCGCTGGCCGGCAAGGCGGCGCCGGACTGGGAGGGCGGCACCCGCATCGCCACCGCGCTGCATGATTTCAACCGGGTCTGGTCGCGGCGCGTGCTGGCCGGCGGGGCGGTGGTGCTGCTCTTCACCGACGGGCTGGAGCGGCATCTCGACGATCACCTCGCCTTCGAGATGGACCGGCTGCACCGCTCCTGCCGGCAACTCATCTGGCTCAACCCGCTGCTGCGCTACGAAGCCTTCGCGGCGCGCGCCAGCGGCATCAAGGCGATGCTGCCCCATGTCGATTCGTTCCGGCCGATCCACAACCTCGCGGCGATGGCCGATCTCTGCGCCGCGCTGTCGCTGGACGCAGGGCGGGAGAGCGATCCGCGCCGGTGGCTGAAGCGGGCGGTTTGA
- a CDS encoding MoxR family ATPase produces the protein MSSPLPPSIDATLALLQAQGYVADRALATVLFLALRMKRPLLLEGEAGTGKTEIAKVLAAGLGRRLIRLQCYEGLDLSSAVYEWNYAGQMMAIRLAEAGGAASDRDRLESDVFSERYLVKRPLLQALEPQQGGAPILLIDELDRTDEAFEAFLLEVLADAQVTIPELGTIRAAEPPIVILTSNRTREIHDALKRRCLYHWVGYPDAARELAILKARAPEAPARLSKQVVAFVQAIRKEELFKAPGVAETLDWATALVELDAVSLDPAVVSDTLGALLKYQDDIQAMQGSKVKELLDQAKAEARV, from the coding sequence ATGTCCTCTCCTCTGCCTCCCTCCATCGATGCCACGCTCGCGCTCCTGCAAGCACAGGGCTATGTCGCGGATCGCGCGCTGGCGACGGTGCTGTTCCTGGCGCTTCGGATGAAGCGGCCGCTCCTGCTGGAGGGCGAGGCCGGCACCGGCAAGACCGAGATCGCCAAGGTGCTGGCGGCGGGCCTCGGCCGCCGGCTGATCCGGCTGCAATGCTATGAGGGGCTCGATCTCTCGTCCGCCGTCTACGAGTGGAACTATGCCGGGCAGATGATGGCGATCCGCCTCGCGGAGGCCGGCGGCGCGGCGAGCGACCGCGACAGGCTCGAATCCGACGTCTTCTCGGAGAGATATCTGGTGAAGCGCCCGCTGCTGCAGGCGCTGGAGCCGCAGCAGGGCGGGGCGCCGATCCTGCTGATCGACGAGCTCGACCGCACCGACGAGGCGTTCGAGGCCTTCCTGCTCGAGGTGCTGGCCGATGCGCAGGTGACGATTCCCGAGCTCGGCACGATCCGGGCGGCCGAGCCGCCGATCGTGATTCTGACCTCGAACCGCACCCGCGAGATCCACGACGCGCTGAAGCGGCGCTGCCTCTATCACTGGGTCGGCTATCCCGATGCGGCGCGCGAGCTCGCCATCCTGAAGGCGAGGGCGCCGGAGGCGCCCGCCAGGCTCTCGAAGCAGGTCGTCGCCTTCGTGCAGGCGATCCGCAAGGAGGAGCTGTTCAAGGCGCCGGGCGTCGCCGAGACGCTGGACTGGGCGACGGCGCTGGTCGAGCTCGACGCGGTCTCGCTCGATCCGGCGGTGGTCTCGGATACGCTGGGCGCGCTGCTGAAATACCAGGACGACATCCAGGCGATGCAGGGCTCGAAGGTGAAGGAGCTCCTGGACCAGGCGAAGGCCGAGGCGCGCGTGTGA
- a CDS encoding xanthine dehydrogenase family protein molybdopterin-binding subunit, which yields MSATGIGAAVRRKEDHRFITGQGRYTDDINRPGQAHAYFLRSPHAHAKIRAIDTKAAAGMPGVVGVFTGADLAADKIGGLICGWMIHNKDGSPMRAGPHPALAQGKVRYVGDHVAVVVAGTLAQAKDAAEAIVVDYEELPAVVDTGKAAGARTVVHDEAPDNTVFNWHLGDKDATEKAFKAARHVTKLDLVNNRLVPNAMEPRAAVGDYDAGEGVFTLYTTSQNPHVARLVLSAFIGIAPENKLRVIAPDVGGGFGSKIFIYAEETVCVWAAKKVGRPVKWTAERTEAFLADAHGRDHVTHAELATDADGRILGMRVHTTANLGAYLSTFSSSVPTYLYAPLLSGQYDIPAIYCEVDAVYTNTAPVDAYRGAGRPEATFVVERLIEVTARQLGKDPAKFRMQNYVRSFPHQTPVIMMYDAGDYGASMKKALEMIDYKGLGKRKRDSARNGKLRGIGFSSYIEACGIAPSAAVGSLGAGVGLWESAEVRVNPIGTVEVLTGSHSHGQGHETTFAQLVSDRLGIPIDNVSIVHGDTDKVQMGMGTYGSRSGAVGMSAIFKALDKVIAKGKKVAAHVLEADEADIDFADGHFSVKGTDRKLDFGSCALQAYVAHKFNGQELEPGLKEGAFYDPTNFTFPAGVHICEVEIDPETGVTRIERWAAVDDFGNVINPMIVEGQVHGGIAQGVGQALLEGARYNADGQLVTASFMDYCMPRADDLPSFEVGMTVTPCPSNPLGIKGCGEAGAIASPPAVINAITDALGHEDIAMPATPQAVWRAAQKSISRQAAE from the coding sequence ATGTCCGCCACCGGAATCGGCGCCGCAGTCCGCCGCAAGGAAGACCATCGTTTCATCACCGGCCAGGGCCGCTACACCGACGACATCAACCGGCCGGGCCAGGCCCACGCCTATTTCCTGCGCTCGCCGCACGCTCATGCGAAGATCAGGGCGATCGACACGAAAGCCGCCGCCGGCATGCCGGGCGTCGTCGGCGTTTTCACCGGGGCCGATCTCGCCGCCGACAAGATCGGCGGGCTGATCTGCGGCTGGATGATCCACAACAAGGACGGCTCGCCGATGCGCGCCGGCCCGCATCCGGCGCTGGCCCAGGGCAAGGTGCGCTATGTCGGCGACCATGTCGCCGTGGTGGTGGCCGGGACGCTTGCGCAGGCGAAGGACGCCGCCGAGGCGATCGTCGTCGACTACGAGGAACTGCCGGCCGTCGTCGATACCGGCAAGGCGGCGGGCGCCAGGACCGTGGTCCATGACGAGGCGCCGGACAACACGGTGTTCAACTGGCATCTCGGCGACAAGGACGCGACCGAGAAGGCCTTCAAGGCGGCCAGGCACGTGACGAAGCTCGACCTCGTCAACAACCGCCTCGTGCCGAACGCGATGGAGCCGCGCGCGGCGGTCGGCGACTACGATGCCGGCGAGGGCGTCTTCACGCTCTACACCACCAGCCAGAACCCGCATGTGGCGCGGCTCGTGCTTTCGGCCTTCATCGGCATCGCGCCGGAGAACAAGCTGCGCGTGATCGCGCCCGATGTCGGCGGCGGCTTCGGCTCCAAGATCTTCATCTATGCCGAGGAGACGGTCTGCGTCTGGGCGGCGAAGAAGGTCGGCCGCCCGGTGAAGTGGACCGCCGAGCGCACCGAAGCCTTCCTCGCCGACGCGCATGGCCGCGACCACGTCACCCATGCCGAACTGGCGACCGATGCCGACGGCAGGATCCTCGGCATGCGGGTCCATACCACGGCCAATCTCGGCGCCTATCTCTCGACCTTCTCCTCCTCGGTGCCGACCTATCTCTACGCGCCGCTGCTCTCGGGGCAGTACGACATCCCGGCGATCTATTGCGAGGTCGACGCGGTCTACACCAACACCGCCCCGGTCGACGCCTATCGCGGCGCCGGGCGGCCGGAGGCGACCTTCGTGGTCGAGCGGCTGATCGAGGTGACGGCGCGCCAGCTCGGCAAGGACCCGGCGAAGTTCAGGATGCAGAACTACGTCAGGTCGTTCCCGCACCAGACGCCGGTGATCATGATGTACGACGCCGGTGATTACGGCGCCTCGATGAAGAAGGCGCTGGAGATGATCGACTACAAGGGGCTGGGCAAGCGCAAGCGCGATTCCGCCCGCAACGGCAAGCTGCGCGGCATCGGCTTCTCCTCCTATATCGAGGCCTGCGGCATCGCGCCCTCGGCCGCGGTCGGCTCGCTCGGCGCGGGCGTCGGCTTGTGGGAATCGGCCGAGGTCCGGGTCAATCCGATCGGCACGGTCGAGGTTCTGACCGGCTCGCACAGCCACGGTCAGGGCCATGAGACGACCTTCGCCCAGCTGGTCTCGGACCGGCTCGGCATTCCGATCGACAACGTCTCCATCGTCCACGGCGACACCGACAAGGTGCAGATGGGCATGGGCACCTATGGCTCGCGCTCGGGTGCGGTCGGCATGTCGGCGATCTTCAAGGCGCTCGACAAGGTGATCGCCAAGGGCAAGAAGGTCGCCGCCCATGTGCTGGAGGCCGACGAGGCCGATATCGACTTCGCGGACGGGCATTTCTCGGTGAAGGGCACCGACCGCAAGCTCGATTTCGGCTCCTGCGCCCTGCAGGCCTATGTCGCGCACAAATTCAACGGGCAGGAGCTGGAGCCGGGGCTGAAGGAAGGCGCGTTCTACGACCCGACCAACTTCACCTTCCCGGCCGGCGTCCATATCTGCGAGGTCGAGATCGATCCCGAGACCGGCGTGACGCGGATCGAGCGCTGGGCGGCGGTCGATGATTTCGGCAACGTCATCAACCCGATGATCGTCGAGGGGCAGGTGCATGGCGGCATCGCGCAGGGCGTCGGCCAGGCGCTTCTGGAAGGCGCGCGCTACAATGCCGACGGCCAGCTCGTGACCGCGAGCTTCATGGACTACTGCATGCCCCGCGCCGACGACCTGCCTTCCTTCGAGGTCGGGATGACGGTGACGCCGTGCCCCTCCAACCCGCTCGGCATCAAGGGCTGCGGGGAGGCCGGCGCCATCGCCTCGCCGCCGGCCGTGATCAACGCCATCACCGACGCGCTCGGACACGAGGATATCGCGATGCCGGCGACGCCGCAGGCGGTCTGGCGCGCGGCGCAGAAATCGATCAGCCGTCAGGCGGCCGAGTGA
- a CDS encoding usg protein gives MVSTDFMRQLEGYGLTTATILYRMPDHLSVLQTYIWQQYDLAPRFPVLQDFLKFWERELEGPLHSVTVAHSRLIRPAEIRNQNGVLTLH, from the coding sequence ATGGTTTCGACCGATTTCATGCGGCAACTCGAAGGCTATGGGCTGACCACGGCGACGATCCTCTACCGGATGCCGGATCATCTCAGCGTGCTGCAAACCTATATCTGGCAACAGTACGATCTGGCGCCGCGCTTTCCCGTTCTCCAGGACTTCCTGAAATTCTGGGAGCGTGAGCTCGAGGGGCCGCTCCATTCGGTCACCGTGGCGCATTCGCGCCTGATCCGGCCGGCGGAGATCCGCAATCAGAACGGCGTGCTGACGCTGCACTGA
- a CDS encoding XdhC family protein → MISTDTDILRAAEDWARSGRGVAIATVVETWGSAPRPVGSHLVIDGEGNFLGSVSGGCVEGAVVAEAADVIAEGKARMLEFGVADAAAWQVGLSCGGRIKVYVEPVRAGDGG, encoded by the coding sequence ATGATCAGCACCGACACCGACATCCTGCGGGCTGCGGAGGACTGGGCGCGCTCAGGCCGCGGTGTCGCCATCGCGACCGTGGTCGAGACCTGGGGCTCGGCGCCGCGCCCGGTCGGCTCGCATCTCGTCATCGACGGGGAGGGGAATTTCCTCGGCTCGGTCTCGGGCGGCTGCGTCGAGGGCGCGGTGGTCGCCGAGGCTGCCGACGTGATTGCCGAGGGCAAGGCGCGCATGCTCGAATTCGGCGTCGCCGACGCGGCGGCCTGGCAGGTCGGGCTCTCCTGCGGCGGCCGCATCAAGGTCTATGTCGAGCCGGTCCGCGCCGGGGACGGGGGCTGA
- a CDS encoding CoxG family protein — translation MAMTMSGEVVLPAAREVVWAKLNDAEVLKACIPGCEQLNKDDDTHFSALVKVKLGPVKASFKGRVELAELDPPNGYRIAGEGEGGIAGFAKGGARVSLSDAEAGATLLRYEVEAQVGGKLVQLGSRLIDSVSKKLADEFFANFARAVSEG, via the coding sequence ATGGCGATGACGATGAGCGGTGAGGTGGTATTGCCGGCCGCCAGGGAAGTGGTCTGGGCCAAGCTCAACGACGCCGAGGTGCTGAAGGCCTGCATTCCCGGCTGCGAGCAGCTCAACAAGGACGACGACACGCATTTCTCCGCCTTGGTGAAGGTCAAGCTCGGGCCGGTGAAGGCGAGCTTCAAGGGCAGGGTCGAGCTCGCCGAGCTCGACCCGCCGAATGGCTACCGCATCGCCGGCGAGGGCGAGGGCGGCATCGCCGGCTTCGCCAAGGGCGGGGCGCGGGTGAGCCTGAGCGACGCGGAAGCGGGCGCGACCCTGCTGCGCTACGAGGTCGAGGCCCAGGTCGGCGGCAAGCTGGTGCAGCTCGGCTCGCGGCTGATCGATTCGGTCTCGAAGAAGCTCGCCGACGAGTTCTTCGCCAATTTCGCCAGGGCCGTGAGCGAGGGATAG
- a CDS encoding XdhC family protein: MDLATLAALNAERQARRAAVLMSDLASGAQRLVTQAGIAADPLADLLERQLRSGKSGMAEVEGRSFFLTVQAPHPRVIVTGAVHISQAMAPMAKALELDLIIIDPRTAFATPERFPEGTLLAEWPDEALARIGLDAYTAFVALTHDPKIDDPGLVAALRSDCFYVGALGSRKTHGRRLERLAEAGFDAAATARIHAPIGLDIGAVSPAEIALAILAEIVATLRGPRRKPA; encoded by the coding sequence GTGGATCTTGCGACCCTCGCCGCGCTCAATGCGGAACGGCAGGCGCGCCGCGCCGCCGTGCTGATGAGCGATCTCGCCAGCGGCGCGCAACGGCTGGTGACGCAAGCCGGGATCGCGGCCGATCCGCTGGCGGACTTGCTGGAGCGGCAGCTGCGCTCCGGCAAGAGCGGCATGGCGGAGGTGGAGGGGCGATCCTTTTTCCTGACCGTGCAGGCGCCGCATCCGCGCGTGATCGTGACCGGCGCCGTTCATATCTCGCAGGCGATGGCGCCGATGGCGAAGGCGCTCGAGCTCGATCTCATCATCATCGATCCGCGCACCGCCTTCGCCACGCCCGAGCGTTTCCCCGAGGGGACGCTGCTCGCCGAATGGCCCGACGAGGCGCTTGCCCGGATCGGGCTCGACGCCTACACCGCCTTCGTCGCGCTGACGCATGATCCGAAGATCGACGATCCCGGCCTCGTCGCTGCGTTGCGCTCCGACTGCTTTTATGTCGGTGCGCTCGGCAGCCGCAAGACGCATGGCAGGCGGCTGGAGCGCCTGGCCGAAGCCGGCTTCGACGCCGCCGCGACGGCGCGCATCCATGCGCCGATCGGGCTCGATATCGGCGCGGTCTCGCCGGCCGAGATCGCGCTTGCGATCCTGGCCGAGATCGTCGCGACGCTGCGCGGCCCGCGCCGCAAGCCGGCCTGA
- a CDS encoding exopolysaccharide biosynthesis protein: MSSPLRTSGLLTALAGLPGERIAVGTIVAALQDRAYALLVVLLGLPNCLPMPPPIPLVCGLVLAFVAVQMLAGRRMPWLPQALLARSIGKPELNRAVARALPVLTWLERFSRPRLTMLGGVWAIPILGLVILVLALGLIVAAPFIGQIPLGLAVCLVGLGLVERDGVLIIIGAVVGAAGLMLSAGFAYAIFSGIKELFF; encoded by the coding sequence TTGTCTTCTCCCTTGCGTACATCCGGACTGCTGACGGCGCTGGCGGGCTTGCCCGGAGAGCGCATCGCCGTCGGCACCATCGTCGCCGCGCTGCAGGATCGGGCCTATGCGCTGCTCGTCGTGCTGCTCGGCCTGCCGAACTGCCTGCCGATGCCGCCGCCGATCCCGCTCGTCTGCGGGCTGGTGCTGGCCTTCGTCGCCGTGCAGATGCTGGCGGGACGGCGGATGCCGTGGCTGCCGCAGGCGCTGCTCGCCCGCAGCATCGGCAAGCCGGAGCTCAACCGGGCGGTGGCGCGGGCGCTGCCGGTGCTGACCTGGCTCGAACGCTTCTCGCGGCCGCGCCTGACGATGCTGGGCGGCGTATGGGCCATTCCGATCCTGGGGCTGGTGATCCTCGTCCTGGCGCTCGGGCTGATCGTGGCGGCGCCGTTCATCGGCCAGATTCCGCTGGGGCTGGCGGTGTGCCTCGTCGGGCTCGGCCTCGTCGAGCGCGACGGGGTCCTGATCATCATCGGCGCGGTGGTGGGTGCCGCCGGCCTCATGCTCAGCGCCGGCTTCGCCTATGCGATCTTCAGCGGCATCAAGGAATTGTTCTTCTGA
- a CDS encoding (2Fe-2S)-binding protein has translation MTTVSLTVNGKAVTATIDPRTLLVQFLRENLRLTGTHVGCDTSQCGACVVHLDGKAVKACTTLAVAVDGASVTTIEGLATDGALHPMQEAFREHHGLQCGFCTPGMIMSAVDMVNRRGNHLDEKTIREDLDGNICRCTGYHNIVKAIAAGAEAMGGAGSATRQAAE, from the coding sequence ATGACCACTGTTTCGCTGACGGTGAACGGCAAAGCCGTCACCGCCACCATCGACCCGCGCACCCTTCTGGTGCAGTTCCTGCGCGAAAACCTCAGGCTCACCGGCACCCATGTCGGCTGCGACACCAGCCAGTGCGGCGCCTGCGTCGTGCATCTCGACGGCAAGGCGGTGAAAGCCTGCACCACGCTCGCTGTGGCCGTCGACGGCGCGAGCGTCACGACGATCGAGGGGCTGGCGACAGATGGCGCGCTGCACCCGATGCAGGAAGCCTTCCGTGAGCATCATGGCCTGCAATGCGGCTTCTGCACGCCGGGCATGATCATGTCCGCCGTCGACATGGTGAACCGCCGCGGCAACCATCTCGACGAGAAGACGATCCGCGAGGATCTCGACGGCAATATCTGCCGCTGTACCGGCTATCACAACATCGTCAAGGCGATCGCCGCCGGAGCCGAGGCCATGGGCGGGGCCGGGTCAGCCACCCGCCAGGCCGCCGAGTAG
- the bcsS gene encoding cellulose biosynthesis protein BcsS, translating into MGRSGLAGLAMAFAAAPICAAGATEDETERAALSTVIFGSMEAGPTKTLLTVGVKRAIGGGGLAASGPRLFVKAGGTQEQTHRRRPHGVTYKSESQALLGYEWRIGDSFLALYAGSDVESEQPVEAFGPSRTTTRYGARLQADLWLVPAPGIVVQANAYVSSLNGRVWGRLAPGWRVPAGFHLGPEFEAYGEHGYRKYRLGLHLTGLRALGLEWRLAGGVETTSDRPAAFYGTLGLHWQR; encoded by the coding sequence GTGGGCAGGTCCGGGTTGGCCGGGCTGGCGATGGCCTTCGCCGCCGCCCCGATCTGTGCAGCCGGCGCCACCGAGGACGAGACCGAACGCGCCGCGCTCTCGACGGTGATCTTCGGTTCCATGGAAGCGGGCCCGACCAAGACCCTTCTCACGGTCGGGGTGAAGCGTGCCATCGGCGGCGGCGGGCTTGCCGCCAGCGGCCCGCGCCTCTTCGTCAAGGCCGGCGGCACGCAGGAACAGACCCACCGCCGCAGGCCCCACGGCGTCACTTACAAGAGCGAGTCGCAAGCGCTCCTCGGCTATGAATGGCGCATCGGCGACAGTTTCCTCGCGCTCTATGCCGGTTCGGACGTCGAGAGCGAGCAGCCGGTCGAAGCCTTCGGCCCCTCCCGCACCACCACGCGCTACGGCGCCCGCCTGCAGGCGGATCTCTGGCTCGTCCCCGCGCCCGGTATCGTCGTCCAGGCCAATGCTTACGTCTCCTCGCTGAACGGGCGCGTCTGGGGTCGGCTCGCGCCGGGCTGGCGGGTTCCGGCCGGCTTCCATCTCGGGCCCGAATTCGAAGCCTATGGCGAGCACGGCTACCGCAAATACCGGCTCGGCCTTCATCTCACCGGCCTGCGCGCGCTCGGGCTGGAATGGCGCCTCGCCGGTGGCGTGGAGACGACGAGCGACCGGCCCGCCGCCTTCTACGGCACGCTCGGCCTGCACTGGCAGCGTTAG